Proteins from a single region of Alternaria dauci strain A2016 chromosome 4, whole genome shotgun sequence:
- a CDS encoding mitochondrial 54S ribosomal protein bL12m → MAAPASRALRRCICTAKQSAYVRPTIGATQQRIQRRWQSDAAASTNPKIATIVDQISQLTLLETADLVSTLKTRLNIPDMPMGGFVAGPGGGAGPAAAAPVEEEEAAPAAQEKTLFNLKLEKFDAGAKPKVIKEIKAMLGLSLVDSKKFVEGAPKMMKEGVPKEEAEKIVETLKALGATVVME, encoded by the exons ATGGCAGCACCAGCATCTCGCGCGCTCAGGCGCTGTATCTGCACCGCAAAGCAGTCCGCATACGTACGACCGACGATTGGCGCCACACAGCAGAGGATACAGCGGAGATGGCAATCAGATGCGGCAGCTTCGACCAACCCAAAGATTGCGACAATCGTGGACCAGATTAGCCAATTGACTCTGTTGGAGACTGCGGACCTGGTATCGACACTGAAG ACCCGCCTGAACATCCCCGACATGCCCATGGGCGGCTTTGTCGCTGGCCCTGGAGGAGGTGCAGGCCCCGCAGCCGCAGCCCCCGtcgaagaggaagaagccgCACCTGCCGCGCAAGAAAAGACCCTCTTCAACCTCAAGCTCGAGAAGTTCGATGCCGGCGCGAAACCCAAGGTCATCAAGGAGATCAAGGCCATGCTGGGATTGAGCTTGGTGGACAGCAAGAAGTTCGTCGAAGGAGCGCCCAAGATGATGAAGGAGGGTGTGCCAAAGGAGGAGGCAGAGAAGATTGTCGAGACCCTCAAGGCGCTGGGTGCTACGGTTGTGATGGAGTAG